The Silene latifolia isolate original U9 population chromosome X, ASM4854445v1, whole genome shotgun sequence genome contains the following window.
ttttagctccacgaatgtcttaataatgataaatgaagaaactttaataaacggagtatgaccatcagacgcacgtatgatgatttatgccttacgaaactcgagatttcgtttgagggcctccgtTTTTAGAAATTttaaaactttctaatattgcagttttaagtccatgaatgtcttaataatgataaatgatgaaactttaataaatgaagtatgaccatcagacacacgtatgatgatttatgccttccgaaagtcgagatttcgattGAGGGCCTCcgattttggaaattttcaaactgtctaatattgcagttttaactccacgaatgtcttaataatgataaatgaagaaactttaataaacggagtatgaccatcagacgcacgtatgatgatttatgccttacgaaactcgagatttcttttgagggcctcgatttttggaaatttttaaactttctaatattgcagttttaacttcatgaatgtcttaataatgataaatgatgaaactttaataaataaagtatgaccatcagacgcacgtatgatgatttatgccttccgaaactcgagatttcgtttttgGGCCtccgtttttggaaattttcaaactgtctaatattgcagttttaactccacgaatgtcttaataatcataaatgaagaaactttaataaacggagtatgaccatcagacgcacgtatgatgatttatgccttacgaaactcgagatttcgtttgagggcctccgttttttgaaatttttaaactttctaatattgcagttttaactccatgaatgtcttaataatgataaatgatgaaactttaataaatgaagtataaccatcagacgcacgtatgatgatttatgccttccgaaactcgagattttgtttgagggcctcggtttttggaaatttccaaactgtctaatattgcagttttaactttacgaatgtcttaataatgataaatgaagaaactttaataaacggagtatgaccatcagacgcacgtatgatgatttatgccttacgaaactcgagatttcgtttgagggcctcggtttttggaaattttcaaactgtctaatattgtagttttaactccacgaatgtcttaataatgataaatgaagaaactttaataaacgaagtatgaccatcagacgcacgtatgatgatttatgccttccgaaactcgagatttcgtttgagggcctcggttttttgaaattttcaaactgtctaatattgcagttttaactccatgaatgtcttaataatgataaatgaagaaactttaataaatgtagtatgaccatcagacgcacgtatgatgatttatgccttacgaaactcgagatttcgtttgagggcctcgatttttggaaatttttaaactttctaatattgcagttttaactccatgaatgtcttaataatgataaatgatgaaactttaataaatgaagtatgaccatcagacgcacgtatatgatttacgccttccgaaactcgagatttcgtttgagggcctccgtTTTTGGAAAtcttcaaactgtctaatattgcagttttaactccacgaatgtcttaataatgataaatgaagaaactttaataaacggagtatgaccatcagacgcacgtatgatgatttatgccttttCACAACTGTccaatattgcagttttaactccatgattgtcttaataatgagaaatgaggaaacttttgtaaatggagtatgaccatcagacgcacgtatgataatttatgccttacgaaactcgagatttcgttttagggcctcggtttttggaaattttcaaactgtctaatattgcagttttagctccacgaatgtcttaataatgataaatgaagaaactttaataaacggagtatgaccatcagacgcacgtatgatgatttatgccttacgaaactcgagatttcgtttgagggcctccgtttttggaaattttaaaactttctaatattgcagttttaattccatgaatgtcttaataatgataaatgaagaaactttaataaatggagtatgaccatcagacgcacgtatgttgatttatgccttccgaaactcgagatttcgtttgagggtctcggttttttgaaattttcaaactgtctaatattgcagttttaactccatgaatgtcttaataatgataaatgaagaaactttaataaatgtagtatgaccatcagacgcacgtatgttgatttatgccttccgaaagtcgagattttgTTTTTGAGTCTCCGTTTtaagaaattttcaaactgtttaatattgcagttttaactcgatgaatgtcttaataattataaatgaagaaattttaataaatggagtatgaccatcagacgcacgtatgttgatttatgccttccgaaagtcgagatttcgtttttgGGTCTCCGTTTtaagaaattttcaaactgtttaatattgcagttttaaatccatgaatgtcttaataatgataaatgaggaaacttttgtaaatggagtatgaccatcagacacacgtatgttgatttatgccttccgaaagtcgagatttcgtttatgggtctccgttttaggaaattttcaaactgtttaatattgcaattttaactccatgaatgtcttaatagtgataaatgaggaaacttttgtaaatggagtataaccatcagacgcacgtatgttgatttatgccttccgaaagtcgagatttcgtttatgggtctcggttttaggaaattttcacaACTGTccaatattgcagttttaactccatgattgtcttaataatgataaatgaggaaacttttgtaaatggagtatgaccatcagacgcacgtatgttgatttatgccttccgaacgtcgagatttcgtttatgggtctcggttttagtaaattttcaaactgtccaATATtatagttttaactccatgaatgtcttaataatgataaatgaggaaacttttgtaaatggagtatgtccatcagacgcacgtatgttgatttatgccttccgaaagttgAGATTTCGTTTATGGGTCTCGGTTTTATGAAATTTTCACAACTGTccaatattgcagttttaactccatgattgtcttaataatgataaatgaggaaacttttgtaaagggagtatgaccatcagacgcacgtatgttgatttatgccttccgaaagtcgagatttcgtttatgggtctcggttttaggaaattttcaaactgtctaatattacagttttaactccatgaatgtcttaataatgataaatgaggacacttttgtaaatggagtatgattaAACAAAATCCGCTAACGAGCGGTGTAAgtaaacatgtgtcctatcatcatgaggtgttttgtcgggatttttgtaaattccaatatcgacggatacgggtatctacgcAATCAGAAGTGTAGCATAAGAAGCTACCACGTTGCCAAAGAGCAAAGTCACCCCAATTCTAAATCTAACAAAAGATTATCAGCTCTAGTGTATACACATTACGATGAATCACAAGTTTAAAACATAAACTCAAGATGGGCACTTTGGAAAAATCAATATAGATCCACAAAACAACTAAACATTACCAGAAAACAAGGATCAACAACGGAATGAATAATGATGAATTGAAGTCGAAAAGAATCATTAAAACAcaataacatatatatatatagcgaaTAGAAAGATAAACGTACTAGAATGGTCAGCATTCCAAGCATGGCAAGTGATGCGTTGAGCAAACTTATTAGTTGTATTAGTTATCACTTCGACTCATATAGTTTTCTTATCCATAAGAATTTGTGCAAACTTATTAGTTGTTTTAGTTATCACTAAGTTGAGACTTTATAAGTGATGTATTGAGCAAACTTATTAGTTGTTTTAGTTATCACTTCGACCCATTTGTTTAAAAAAATCTCTTATAAAGTCTCATCTTAGTTGGTCGTTTGCTTTCTCCAtattaaggctctgtttggtactTAGCAGATTAGTATTAGTAGAAGCAGATTGgtcaaacaaataaaaaatgacAGATTGGATTAATAAGTTTaactagtatatttcaattagcggatttagtagaagtgtttggtaattagcggaTTTTAGTTAATAAATTGTTGTATCTATGCGAAAATGGTTGACGAATTCATATTTGacaatctactaatgtgaatatggTGGGTGAAACAACATATTGGATAACAGcttcaatctactatttcaatatgtcatttaccaaacattcaaaatagtagattgatgagtcaaacatgctagaagccttgaatatgctgaaaatttaCCAATCGGCTCtttaccaaacaccccccaaGTTTACTTGCAATCAGACTCCTTTGCTTTTTTAGATCACAGTTTTTTGTTTCAGACGAACATTTTTCGTCTTATTTTTTAGACGAGCATATATAACcattttatagttaaatgtaACCATAATTGTATAGACAGTGTTACAGTTTATGGTAACTGATTTTTCAATAATGGTTACAATTACTGTAAAATAGTTACAAAATTCCatcttattatttcagaccaaaaagcCCGTCTGTTTTTAGATTTATGAATGAGTTGGAAATCTTGATGTCGTGTTTGACTCTAATctcgaccaaaaaaaaaaaaaaaaaaaaagagtaaaaaggaTGTGGAGTGAAAATGCAGTACTCCGTATAAGAGTAGACCAAACAAAAGTAGTTTTAATTTTGGCTTGATTTTTTCATCCCTTTGAGTTCGTGGTTCCTCTCCAGGGAAAAAATGGCCGGAGCTGGATGGTGCATGCTCTGTAAATACGGCGGCCGGAAAAGCTTGTATGCTTTCTCCGATTTGCTGACTGACATCAGAAACGTTTCGACCCCTCGGAAAAGGGTTTCCAGATGGAGATCTCTCATGGGCAGAAGAAACACTCGTGTTTTTAGGTACGgagtaattattttaattttaattttaattttaattatatttattcttggattattagttgctttatttTAATCATTTCAATTGATGAGCTGCATCTGCATGAATGATGGAATTAATTAGTTAGAGAGTTAAACACTTTACttatgtaattaattaattaattgtagtTATTCTTTGTGAAAaacaagttaaacaaatgattgggatttATGAATTAGTTAATTTGTTAGAGCGTTTGTGCAATTATAGATAGATATATATGCCAAGTAATTTCCTGGTTTCCGATCACCTTCCTGTTGCAGTATGGACGCCCGCGAAAAATCACAACATTTGATCTTTAAATCATCAAAGCAGAAGAAGGTTCCTGTCTTCGTTATGATGCCCCTTGATTCCTTTGGCGTCGATACTCTTGGGACACCAAGGATTAAAAGGTCCAATTCCCATTGCATTTTAACTCATATTACCAATGCATTTCCGAATCTGAATTATTTTCCATTACAGACTTAAGGCCTTGACTGTATCTCTTAAAGCACTCAAGTTGGCTGGCGTCCATGGAATTGCTGTTGAGGTTTGGTGGGGAATTGTGGAGCGTACTTCTCCCCTTGCATATAACTGGTCATTGTATCAAGACCTCTTTAAATTGATATCTGAAACAGGTCTCAAGTTGCACGTTGCGTTATGTTTCCACTCCAATCTTCCCTTATCACCTCACCAAAAACCTTTTGTCAGCCTCCCACTGTGGATACAAAAGGTTGGTACTCCACTCCTCCATTTCCTCCTCGTCCCACCCTACACAACCACCAATATCATACTCCTTGTTTAAAGCTCTATTACTCATCTCTCCCCTCCAAGGCGACCCTCTTTAGTTTCTTATTTTACCTCTTTCTGGTTACGTTTATTTGTGCCAGTTCATGTTAGTGGACTTGAACAATTCTGGCACTGAGTtatggtgtttttttttttactttggacTGTCGTTACCTTTTTCTGTTGGGTTTGCGAATCATTATTTCACCCTTTTcactcatttctttttctttgtcAAAGATCATAACAACTCAGAGTTGTGCTGTCATCAAATCTTTCCAGTATATTGAATGAGATGAAGTCCATATCTAATATCTTTGATCTTCTGCAGATTGGTGTTAGCAATCCGGATATATATTACCAAGACCAATATGGGGCTTCTTGTGATGATTATCTTACACTTGGAGTAGATGAAATTCCGTTATTCTGCGGCCGTACTGCCCTCCAGTGCTATGAAGACTTCATCTTCAGTTTTCTAGACGAGTTTGATACGTTAGTTGGTTATGCAATTGAAGAAATAAGTGTTGGCCTTGGTCCCGCTGGTGAACTTAGGTAATCTTTTGTACTCGTCGTTTCTATAAGTATCAGTGCATCTTGATTGGCTTAGCTAACGTGATATTTACATGCAGATATCCTGCTCATCGATATGCAGATGGTAGATGGAGATTTCCTGGAATTGGTGAATTCCAATGCTATGATAAATACATGTAAGGAATTCTTTCGACTGTGAAAAGTCTATTTGTTTACGGTAAAGAAGTTTCTAAATAAAACTTTTTCAGGATGGACGATCTAAGGATGGCCGCTTGCCAAGAGGGTAACTCACACTGGGGAGAAAAAGGCCCTCAGGATGCTGGCTGTTACAACAGTTCTCCATCTGGAACTCCTTTCTTTGAAGGTGGTGAAAAAAGTTTCCTTTCTGATTACGGAGATTTCTTCCTTGTATGTGTACTTCTCCTCGACAATCATTTTGCTTtcatatatctatatatattttttatccTATTCTATATTTCTATGTTTGTATGTAGCCTTATAGGTATGGAGTAGCTGGATAGGATTTTAAGAAAGATCAGTTGATTTGTTCTTTTAAGCTAATATTATACTCCATATAATTTATCTGAGATGGCTAGGATTGAGCTTTGAAGTAATATAGAGTAGAGCTTTGTGATTGGGGTTTTcgtttcttaaaataaaaatcaaGATACTGTAAAATAAATTGAAGTTAAAATATATTGAAACATGAGTAGTAGTAATCGAGTAATTTATACGAGTATAAAGCCTTAAACTATAACCGTATTACCAAAACTGCTGTCAGTCACTCGGtaataggaataaatataatagttgggcctcaaccaaaaccttaaggtgatggttgaggcccaactattagaCTTATTCCTATTACGCCCCCTCACTCGAGTGCCCATTGGGCTCACACTAGCTCTGA
Protein-coding sequences here:
- the LOC141619729 gene encoding inactive beta-amylase 4, chloroplastic-like isoform X2; amino-acid sequence: MAGAGWCMLCKYGGRKSLYAFSDLLTDIRNVSTPRKRVSRWRSLMGRRNTRVFSMDAREKSQHLIFKSSKQKKVPVFVMMPLDSFGVDTLGTPRIKRLKALTVSLKALKLAGVHGIAVEVWWGIVERTSPLAYNWSLYQDLFKLISETGLKLHVALCFHSNLPLSPHQKPFVSLPLWIQKIGVSNPDIYYQDQYGASCDDYLTLGVDEIPLFCGRTALQCYEDFIFSFLDEFDTLVGYAIEEISVGLGPAGELRYPAHRYADGRWRFPGIGEFQCYDKYMMDDLRMAACQEGNSHWGEKGPQDAGCYNSSPSGTPFFEGGEKSFLSDYGDFFLEWYSGKLILHADAILGKAADLLKKYQRDDQTSVLLVAKIGEVYWWYKTVSHAAELTAGYYNTAQRDGYDPLALMLFRHGVALQASNEGQ
- the LOC141619729 gene encoding inactive beta-amylase 4, chloroplastic-like isoform X1, whose translation is MAGAGWCMLCKYGGRKSLYAFSDLLTDIRNVSTPRKRVSRWRSLMGRRNTRVFSMDAREKSQHLIFKSSKQKKVPVFVMMPLDSFGVDTLGTPRIKRLKALTVSLKALKLAGVHGIAVEVWWGIVERTSPLAYNWSLYQDLFKLISETGLKLHVALCFHSNLPLSPHQKPFVSLPLWIQKIGVSNPDIYYQDQYGASCDDYLTLGVDEIPLFCGRTALQCYEDFIFSFLDEFDTLVGYAIEEISVGLGPAGELRYPAHRYADGRWRFPGIGEFQCYDKYMMDDLRMAACQEGNSHWGEKGPQDAGCYNSSPSGTPFFEGGEKSFLSDYGDFFLEWYSGKLILHADAILGKAADLLKKYQRDDQTSVLLVAKIGEVYWWYKTVSHAAELTAGYYNTAQRDGYDPLALMLFRHGVALQASCLEMKDSETPPAYCCSPEGLLQQLHTVSKRRTIVLTGRNSNERFDQAGLQQIQANCYRPEADAVRSFTYFRLSGNIFKAENWSNFVPFVRNMNVDGYCTADV